TCGCGGGCGGGGCCGCGGCCGGCTTCGCGGGGGCGGGCGCCTTCGCGGCGGGCTTGGGCTTCGGCTCGGGCTTGGCGGGCGCGGCCTTCTTCGGCTTCGCGTCCTTGGCGGCCTTGCCGCCCTTCACGCCGTGATCACCCCGTTCCCGATGAGCCTCCATCGGGCGCCGACGCGCCGCGACATGGCGACGCGTTGGCCGGGCTCCGCGCAGACGGGGAGCTTGAGCGCGACCTCGGCGACGTCGCCGCGCGCGCTCGTGACGGTGCCGACCGTGGTGGCCGTGCCGACGTTGAGCATGAGCGCCTCGCGCGTCTTGAGCGGCTCGATCTTGAGGTCCTCGCCCGCGCCCACGACGCGGTCGAGCAGGTTCACGTTCATCGTGAACGAGGCGACCATGGGCGGGAGCGTGCCGGGCTTGCCGGCGATCTTGCCGACGAGGTTGTCGGCCTTCGTGATCGAGGGGTCGAGGAGCGTGCCGACGCCGAGGAGGCCGCCGGGCCCGACCTTCTTGTACGACTTGCCGCCCGCGACGATGCCCGTGATCTTCGTCACGATGGGCTCCCAGCGGGTGCGGCCGTGCTCCTCGATCTTGCGGCCGGGCGAGATCTCGATCTCGTCGCCGACCGAGAACTCGCCCTGCGCGAGCGAGCCGCCGATGACGCCGCCCTTGAGGTCCTTGGGGGGCGAGCCCGGCTTGTTGATGTCGAAGCTCCGCGCGATGAACATGCGCGCGGGCTTCTTCGGGTCGCGCTTCGGCGTCGGGATCTGCTCCTGCAGCGTCTTCACGAGCGCGTCGATGTTGATGCCCTGCTGGGCGGAGACGGGCACGATCGGCGCGTTCTCGGCGACGGTGCCCTTCACGAACTTCTTGATCTCGCGGTACGACTCGCGGGCGCGCT
Above is a window of Candidatus Thermoplasmatota archaeon DNA encoding:
- a CDS encoding translation initiation factor IF-2 subunit gamma, which translates into the protein MPKQPEVNIGTIGHVDHGKTTLTQALTGEWTDRHSEELKRGISIKLGYADAAFYKYPGKQGAEAFGVQDKAEDGTPGEVLRTISLVDSPGHETLMAIMLSGAAVMDGAMLLVAANEPCPQPQTKEHLMALDLIGVNKLVIVQNKIDVVSEERARESYREIKKFVKGTVAENAPIVPVSAQQGINIDALVKTLQEQIPTPKRDPKKPARMFIARSFDINKPGSPPKDLKGGVIGGSLAQGEFSVGDEIEISPGRKIEEHGRTRWEPIVTKITGIVAGGKSYKKVGPGGLLGVGTLLDPSITKADNLVGKIAGKPGTLPPMVASFTMNVNLLDRVVGAGEDLKIEPLKTREALMLNVGTATTVGTVTSARGDVAEVALKLPVCAEPGQRVAMSRRVGARWRLIGNGVITA